The following are from one region of the Dreissena polymorpha isolate Duluth1 chromosome 2, UMN_Dpol_1.0, whole genome shotgun sequence genome:
- the LOC127869250 gene encoding mothers against decapentaplegic homolog 3-like isoform X3, with product MGTEDRLSWYPLDSQISLDGRLQVSHRKGLPHVIYCRLWRWPDLQSHQELRALDRCEYAYALKREEVCVNPFHYTRLEIPEGLDSNSNSMMSLPPVMVPRTTEIPSKLPELENYATTVPENTEFPTGLGENFSIPDTPPPGYISEDNDNADNQGDVDMSPSPTNQNHLDAQPVTYREPTFWCSIAYYELNTRVGETFHASQPSLTVDGFTDPSNSERFCLGLLSNINRTQQVEMTRRHIGKGVRLYYIGGEVFAECLSESAVFVQSPNCNQRYGWHPATVCKIPPGCNLKIFNNQEFAALLAQSVNQGFESVYQLTRMCTIRMSFVKGWGAEYRRQTVTSTPCWIEIHLNGPLQWLDRVLTQMGSPGLPCSSMS from the exons ATGGGTACAGAAGATCGACTGTCTTG GTATCCCCTAGATTCCCAAAT ATCCCTCGACGGCCGACTCCAGGTATCTCACCGCAAGGGTCTCCCTCACGTCATATACTGCCGGCTGTGGCGCTGGCCGGACCTCCAGTCGCACCAAGAGTTGCGGGCCCTTGACCGGTGCGAGTACGCGTACGCACTCAAGAGGGAGGAGGTGTGCGTGAACCCGTTCCACTACACGCGTCTGGAGATACCTGAGGGTCTGGACAGTAACAGCAACAGCATGATGA GCCTGCCTCCTGTGATGGTACCCCGCACCACAGAGATACCCAGCAAGCTGCCCGAGTTGGAGAACTATGCCACAACCGTCCCAGAAAACACGGAGTTTCCAACGGGACTTGGCGAGAACTTCTCTATACCAG ACACACCCCCTCCAGGATATATCAGTGAAGACAATGACAATGCAGACAACCAAG GAGATGTGGACATGTCTCCCAGCCCTACCAATCAGAATCATCTGGATGCACAGCCAGTCACATACAGGGAACCAACGTTCTGGTGCTCCATCGCTTACTACGAACTGAACACAAG GGTGGGAGAGACATTTCATGCATCGCAGCCCTCTCTGACGGTGGATGGCTTCACAGACCCATCAAACTCTGAGAGGTTCTGTCTGGGACTGCTGTCAAACATCAACCGGACCCAGCAGGTGGAAATGACTCGTAGACACATAG GTAAAGGTGTGCGGCTGTACTACATTGGAGGCGAGGTGTTTGCTGAGTGCCTCAGTGAGAGTGCGGTGTTTGTCCAAAGCCCAAACTGTAACCAGCGGTACGGCTGGCATCCAGCTACAGTCTGTAAAATACCTCCAG GTTGCAACTTGAAGATCTTCAACAACCAGGAGTTTGCAGCCCTACTTGCCCAGTCAGTGAATCAGGGCTTTGAGTCTGTGTACCAGCTGACCAGAATGTGCACCATACGCATGAGCTTTGTGAAAGGATGGGGAGCTGAGTACAG ACGCCAGACAGTGACCAGTACCCCCTGCTGGATAGAGATCCACCTCAATGGCCCTCTACAGTGGCTGGACCGTGTACTCACACAGATGGGCTCCCCTGGCCTGCCGTGCTCCAGCATGTCATAA